The following are encoded in a window of Panthera leo isolate Ple1 chromosome B2, P.leo_Ple1_pat1.1, whole genome shotgun sequence genomic DNA:
- the MAS1 gene encoding proto-oncogene Mas has protein sequence MEVSNMTSSVDEKSTNTSTARNTSVGDLHREIPVVHWVIMSISPLGFVENGLLLWFLCFRMKRNPFTVYITHLSIADISLLFCIFILSVDYALDYELSSGYYYTIVTLSVTFLFGYNTGLYLLTAISVERCLSVLYPIWYRCHRPKHQSAFVCALLWALSCLVTTMEYVMCIDSERQGHSRSDCRAVIIFIATLSFLVFTPLMVVSSTILVIKIRKNTWTAHSSKLYIVIMVTIIIFLIFAMPMRLLYLLYYEYWSAFGNLHDISLLFSTINSSANPFIYFFVGSSRKKRFKESLKVVLTRAFKDEMQPRHQEDNSNTTTIETVV, from the coding sequence ATGGAGGTGTCGAACATGACATCGTCCGTCGACGAGAAGTCCACGAACACCTCGACTGCCAGGAACACCTCGGTCGGGGACCTGCATCGGGAAATCCCGGTCGTGCACTGGGTGATTATGAGCATTTCCCCTCTGGGCTTTGTTGAAAATGGGCTCCTCCTCTGGTTCCTCTGCTTCCGGATGAAAAGAAACCCCTTCACCGTCTACATCACCCACTTGTCTATAGCAGACATCTCACtgctcttttgtatttttattctgtcGGTCGACTATGCTTTAGATTATGAGCTCTCTTCTGGCTATTACTACACGATTGTCACATTATCGGTGACGTTTCTGTTTGGCTACAACACGGGCCTCTATCTGTTGACGGCCATTAGCGTGGAGAGGTGCCTGTCTGTCCTGTACCCCATCTGGTACCGATGCCATCGCCCCAAGCACCAGTCGGCGTTTGTCTGTGCCCTCCTGTGGGCACTGTCATGCTTAGTGACCACCATGGAATATGTCATGTGCATTGACAGTGAAAGACAGGGTCACTCTCGAAGTGACTGCAGGGCGGTGATCATCTTTATAGCCACCCTGAGCTTCCTGGTCTTTACTCCTCTCATGGTGGTGTCCAGCACCATCCTGGTGATTAAGATCCGCAAGAACACGTGGACGGCCCATTCCTCAAAGCTGTACATAGTCATCATGGTCACCATCATCATATTCCTCATTTTCGCCATGCCCATGAGGCTCCTCTACCTGCTGTATTATGAGTATTGGTCAGCCTTTGGGAACTTGCACgacatttctcttctcttctccaccaTCAACAGCAGCGCCAAcccttttatttacttctttgtggGCAGTAGTAGGAAGAAGCGGTTCAAGGAGTCCTTAAAAGTGGTTCTGACCAGGGCTTTCAAAGATGAAATGCAACCCAGGCACCAGGAAGACAACAGCAACACCACCACGATTGAGACTGTGGTCTGA